One window of Hippoglossus stenolepis isolate QCI-W04-F060 chromosome 1, HSTE1.2, whole genome shotgun sequence genomic DNA carries:
- the LOC124851933 gene encoding NLR family CARD domain-containing protein 3-like yields RTLLNRIYTELYITEGQSEEVNTQHEVRQLETASKMKSLHDTPIKCHDIFKALTDQQSSIRVVLTNGVAGVGKTFSVQKFTLDWAEGLENQDVGLLTVLSFRELNLVKDQQHSLLTLLRVFHPTLQKLTAETLAVCKPLFIFDGLDESRLPLDFNHRELVSDVTQRSSVNVLLTNLIQGNLLPSALVWITSRPAAANQIPPACVDRVTEVRGFTDAQKEEYFRRRFSDEELCSRIISHIKTSRSLHIMCQIPVFCWISATVLEHMLTTDQRGELPKTLTDLYSHFLMVQTKRKNNKYGEGHETTPQQLKRADRDVLLKLGRLALKHLEEGNIMFYQEDLERCGLNVTEASVYSGVCTEIFRRECVIFQKSVYCFVHLSVQEFLAAVYMFHCYTKRNTEELNNFLGTYGNTDSTFSLDDLLKRTMEKSLTSTNGHLDLFVRFLHGLSLESNQRVLGGLLGRTGNNPKIIQRRVINNLKEMESDDISPDRSINIFHCLTEMNDHSVHQQMQQFLTSENRSKEKLSEIHCSALAYMLQMSEEVLDELDLEKFNTSDQGRRRLIPAAPETAKG; encoded by the exons agaaccctcctcaacaggatctacactgagctctacatcacagagggacagagtgaagaggttaatactcaacatgaggtgaggcagcttgagacggcttccaagatgaagagcctccacgacactcccatcaagtgccacgacatctttaaagccttaactgaccagcagagcagcatcagagtcgtcttgaccaacggcgtcgctggcgttggaaaaaccttctcggtgcagaagttcactctggactgggcagagggtttagaaaaccaagatgtgggtctgctgactgtgctttcgttcagggagctgaacctggtgaaagaccagcagcacagtcttctcacgctgctccgtgttttccatccaacgttacagaagctcacggcagagacgctcgctgtctgtaaacctttgttcatctttgacggcctggatgaaagcagacttcctctggacttcaaccacagggagcttgtgtctgatgtcacacagaggtcatcagtcaacgtgctgctgacaaacctcatccaggggaatctgcttccctcggctctcgtctggataacctccagacctgcggcggccaatcagatccctcctgcatgtgttgacagggtcacagaagtacgaggcttcactgacgcccagaaggaggagtacttcaggaggagattcagtgatgaagagctgtgcagcagaatcatctcacacatcaagacgtccaggagcctccacatcatgtgtcaaatcccagtcttctgctggatcagtgctacagttctggagcacatgttgaccacagaccagagaggagagctgcccaagaccctgactgacctgtactcacacttcctgatggttcagacaaagaggaagaacaacaagtacggtgagggacatgaaacgactccacagcagctgaagagggctgacagggacgttctcctgaagctggggaggctggcacttaaacatctggaggaaggaaacatcatgttctaccaagaagacctggagcggtgtggtcttaatgtcacagaggcctcggtgtactcaggagtttgtactgagatcttcagaagagagtgtgtgatcttccagaaatcagtctactgctttgttcatctgagcgttcaggagtttctggctgcagtctacatgttccactgttacaccaagaggaacacagaagaactcaacaacttcttgggaacatatgggaacacagacagtaccttctccctggatgacctcctgaagagaaccatggagaaatccctcaccagtacaaatggtcatctggacctgtttgttcgcttccttcacggcctcagtctggagtccaaccagagagtcttaggaggcctgctgggtcggacagggaacaatccaaagatcatccagaga agagtcatcaacaacctgaaggagatggagagtgatgacatttctcctgacagaagcatcaacatcttccactgtctgactgagatgaacgaccactcagttcatcagcagatgcaacagttcctgacgtcagagaacagatcgaaggagaaactctctgagatccactgctcagctctggcctacatgctgcagatgtcagaggaggttctggatgagttggacctggagaagttcaacacatcagaccagggtcgacggagactgatcccagct gccCCTGAGACCGCTAAAGGATAA